The Streptomyces halobius genomic interval TCGGAGGCTCTGAACGCGTCGGAGACGGTGCGGATGCGGCGCCAGGGGCCAGGAAGATCGCCCTCGGCGCTGTGCTTCACTGGAGCTGACCCTTTCGGTTGCCGTTGAGAAGAAGGTCCGTTCGTGAGTAGCCAGTCCGAGAGCAGCCACAAGTACGCCACGCTCCGCTACACCGCCCTCCGCATCGGCCTCTTCGTCGCCTCGTTCGCCCTGGTGTGGGTGCTGGCCTACTTCCGGATCATCCCGCTCGCCATCGGCAGCTCCAATATCGTCTGGCTGATGCTGCTGGCCAT includes:
- a CDS encoding DUF4229 domain-containing protein encodes the protein MSSQSESSHKYATLRYTALRIGLFVASFALVWVLAYFRIIPLAIGSSNIVWLMLLAIVISAPLSFVLLRKQRDAMSEQIVAKVDRQRERLVKQEDGLL